The following coding sequences lie in one Spinacia oleracea cultivar Varoflay chromosome 1, BTI_SOV_V1, whole genome shotgun sequence genomic window:
- the LOC110782806 gene encoding peroxidase 41-like, producing MAGLLSSNNNNKKMRINKLYVVLITFLIISFVLVVVESKGHPRPPPTLTLDYYNKTCPHFNDIISRIVTAKQAETPTTAAAVVRVFFHDCMVDGCDGSTLVASNHLHGTAERDADVNLSLPGDAFDLVTRVKTAMELECPGVVSCTDILATSTRNLIMMTGGPFYEVPLGRKDGLVSQASRVLGNLALPNMTMTHIIDMFKIKGFTVQEMVALIGAHTIGFSHCTEFSNRLFHYSRTQPVDPKLNPKYADGLKKLCANYTTDPTMAAFNDVMTPGKFDNMYYKNLQRGLGLLASDQAMADDPRTRPTVDLYAANETAFFNDFAKAMLKASIYKIRTDKDGEVRHRCDAFNE from the exons ATGGCGGGGTTGTTATCATCaaataacaataataagaagatgaggatcaacAAATTGTACGTTGTTTTGATTACCTTCCTGATCATCTCTTTCGTGTTGGTAGTAGTCGAATCGAAGGGGCATCCTCGTCCTCCTCCGACTCTGACATTGGACTACTACAACAAAACATGCCCTCATTTTAACGACATAATCAGCCGCATTGTGACAGCCAAACAGGCTGAGACACCAACAACGGCGGCTGCGGTGGTTCGAGTATTCTTCCATGATTGCATGGTGGATGGTTGTGATGGTTCGACCCTCGTTGCATCGAACCATCTTCATGGCACCGCTGAAAGAGATGCTGATGTCAATCTTTCTCTTCCTGGTGACGCATTTGATCTCGTCACTCGTGTTAAGACGGCCATGGAGTTGGAGTGCCCTGGTGTTGTTTCTTGTACGGATATTTTGGCTACTTCGACTAGGAACCTTATTATGATGACTGGTGGTCCTTTCTATGAGGTTCCCCTTGGACGTAAGGATGGCCTTGTTTCCCAG GCATCAAGGGTGCTTGGCAATTTGGCCCTTCCAAACATGACCATGACTCATATCATAGACATGTTCAAGATCAAAGGGTTCACAGTACAAGAGATGGTGGCTCTAATAGGTGCTCACACAATTGGGTTCTCTCACTGCACCGAGTTCAGCAACCGGCTCTTCCATTACAGCAGAACCCAACCCGTTGACCCGAAGTTGAACCCAAAATATGCTGATGGGCTCAAGAAGTTGTGTGCCAACTACACCACAGACCCAACCATGGCAGCCTTCAACGACGTTATGACCCCTGGAAAGTTTGACAACATGTACTACAAGAACCTCCAGCGCGGGCTAGGACTCCTTGCCTCGGATCAAGCCATGGCTGATGACCCGCGAACCAGGCCTACAGTAGACCTCTATGCAGCTAATGAAACAGCTTTCTTTAACGACTTTGCTAAGGCGATGTTAAAGGCGAGTATTTACAAGATTAGAACTGACAAGGATGGAGAGGTAAGACACAGGTGTGATGCCTTCAACGAATAA